Proteins encoded in a region of the Drosophila sechellia strain sech25 chromosome 2L, ASM438219v1, whole genome shotgun sequence genome:
- the LOC6614524 gene encoding uncharacterized protein LOC6614524, protein MDFHLLMIALVLAPVFTPVHCQVACNARSGPVRQKRIVLSSPGTGGLAELDTCQYRVAPWSGQVCQVRVDFERLELPQPQLNANSGVLECVDFLQIQHFRLCGRNSGQHLYIPIRRGQELQLLFRLASSLGRQSTWQLTLTQLECPRDSVRAVRPRPEVQTPTVRPIMPFLGSFLPRTIFGGQSGIGSGSGPAAQLIQTLTSPSSADMEMLAPLGCDQYYRTITGGIVSFNFAGGVYMPNMKYSICVKGAADNEISYKITHFELSKANSEQPGPAYDTDCRSTVLTPLRVSDYVSIPDAYMVGRPELQATYYCGNGLAGQELVARPPFVLRFASDSQSSGSETGFQLTYTVRRSQDSLVSTDL, encoded by the exons ATGGATTTCCACCTGCTGATGATTGCACTCGTGCTTGCACCAGTCTTTACACCTGTCCACTGCCAGGTGGCCTGCAATGCGAGGAGCGGCCCTGTCCGCCAGAAACGCATCGTTCTCAGCAGCCCGGGAACAGGTGGGCTGGCCGAGTTGGACACTTGCCAGTACCGCGTGGCGCCATGGAGCGGCCAGGTGTGTCAGGTGCGCGTTGATTTCGAGCGTTTGGAGCTGCCGCAGCCGCAACTGAATGCCAATTCCGGAGTGCTGGAGTGCGTCGATTTTCTGCAGATACAGCATTTCCGGCTGTGCGGTCGCAACAGTGGTCAGCACTTGTATATACCCATTCGCCGGGGTCAGGAGCTGCAGCTTCTGTTCCGACTGGCCTCGTCCCTCGGCAGGCAGTCCACCTGGCAGTTGACTCTCACCCAACTGGAGTGCCCCAGGGACTCCGTCAGGGCTGTAAGGCCCAGGCCCGAGGTGCAAACACCCACTGTTCGACCGATTATGCCCTTTTTGGGCAGCTTCCTGCCACGGACCATCTTCGGCGGACAATCTGGAATCGGCTCGGGTTCCGGTCCCGCTGCCCAGCTTATCCAAACTCTCACATCGCCTTCAAGTGCGGATATGGAGATGCTGGCTCCTCTCGGCTGTGATCAGTACTACAGGACCATCACTGGCGGCATAGTGAGCTTCAATTTTGCGGGTGGCGTCTATATGCCCAACATGAAGTACTCGATTTGTGTCAAGGGAGCGGCAGACAACGAGATAAG CTACAAGATCACGCACTTTGAGCTCTCGAAGGCGAACTCCGAGCAGCCAGGACCTGCCTATGACACCGATTGCCGCAGTACAGTGCTGACTCCGTTGCGCGTATCCGACTACGTGAGCATCCCCGATGCATACATGGTCGGCAGGCCAGAGCTGCAGGCCACTTACTACTGTGGCAATGGATTGGCTGGCCAGGAGCTCGTGGCCCGGCCGCCTTTTGTCCTGCGATTCGCCAGTGATTCGCAGTCCAGTGGATCTGAAACGGGCTTCCAGCTGACCTACACGGTCCGGCGGTCACAGGATTCCCTGGTGTCCACAGATCTGTAA
- the LOC6614525 gene encoding solute carrier family 25 member 46 isoform X2, giving the protein MECQDLKLDTDKELIDKDLENEEQTCNLVPSWSPRNPLENSIDCREKSIVENINADQDAIAKIQYLSSEHGKLDKYLDNQEQDESLRKYLVVGVHWVSLLTEHVLSHPFLVLRWQCQVYNASKCYHLHPFTLLPCIVHLHRRQGLTTLWKGMGSCLLVRGMSCAIDDVISKLSSWPKELDSRTTLKRFGQHVLLKCVSIALVLPFHTVSLVKTVQSGIASDKTGLLDVLREGGARIFLWRSPQNTRMLPMWALIGPSISIGITKYLFNLLIHGVSTRMMQRRMLENRYENNSDNNLEHQNAETYAGLIAMLTTELSRF; this is encoded by the exons ATGGAATGTCAGGACCTCAAACTCGATACGGATAAAGAACTCATTGATAAGGATCTTGAAAATGAGGAGCAAACCTGCAACTTAGTCCCATCCTGGAGTCCTAGAAATCCCCTGGAAAACAGCATCGATTGCCGCGAAAAGTCAATTGTGGAAAACATAAATGCAGACCAGGATGCCATTGCCAAAATCCAATATCTTAGTTCGGAACATGGCAAGCTGGATAAGTATCTAGATAATCAGGAGCAGGATGAATCACTTCGCAAATATCTTGTCGTTGGAGTTCATTGGGTTTCTCTGCTCACGGAACATGTGTTGAGCCATCCGTTTCTAGTATTGCGTTGGCAGTGTCAGGTTTATAATGCCTCCAAGTGTTACCACTTGCATCCTTTTACCCTGCTGCCCTGTATTGTCCACTTGCACAGACGCCAAGGACTAACGACCCTATGGAAGGGAATGGGCAGCTGCTTGCTTGTTCGTGGAATGTCCTGCGCCATTGACGATGTAATATCGAAACTCAGCAGTTGGCCCAAGGAATTGGACAGTCGAACGACCTTAAAGCGATTTGGGCAGCATGTCCTTCTGAAATGTGTAAGCATCGCTTTGGTTTTGCCCTTCCACACCGTTTCCTTGGTGAAGACAGTGCAAAGCGGAATCGCCAGCGACAAAACAGGACTTCTTGATGTCCTTCGCGAAGGTGGAGCTCGTATTTTCTTATGGAGGTCCCCGCAAAATACTCGAATGCTACCAATGTGGGCATTAATCGGTCCGAGTATTTCGATTGGCATTACAAAGTATCTCTTCAACCTTTTAATACATGGCGTATCCACTCGAATGATGCAGAGGAGAATGCTGGAAAATCGGTATGAAAATAACTCCGACAATAATCTGGAACACCAAAATGCGGAAACCTATGCCGGACTTATAGCCATGCTTACCACTGAG TTGTCCCGGTTTTGA
- the LOC6614525 gene encoding solute carrier family 25 member 46 isoform X1 → MECQDLKLDTDKELIDKDLENEEQTCNLVPSWSPRNPLENSIDCREKSIVENINADQDAIAKIQYLSSEHGKLDKYLDNQEQDESLRKYLVVGVHWVSLLTEHVLSHPFLVLRWQCQVYNASKCYHLHPFTLLPCIVHLHRRQGLTTLWKGMGSCLLVRGMSCAIDDVISKLSSWPKELDSRTTLKRFGQHVLLKCVSIALVLPFHTVSLVKTVQSGIASDKTGLLDVLREGGARIFLWRSPQNTRMLPMWALIGPSISIGITKYLFNLLIHGVSTRMMQRRMLENRYENNSDNNLEHQNAETYAGLIAMLTTEVVFFPLETILHRLELQGTRTIIDNLDTGFSVVPVLTDYRGLFDCYRVTVISEGAAGLYKGFGAMILQFVAQVAIIKLAKWTADQIAAGILNRPTSRIVQTYNFDSLSCNKSSMTKSPSISSIDVELTSLGKYSLDE, encoded by the coding sequence ATGGAATGTCAGGACCTCAAACTCGATACGGATAAAGAACTCATTGATAAGGATCTTGAAAATGAGGAGCAAACCTGCAACTTAGTCCCATCCTGGAGTCCTAGAAATCCCCTGGAAAACAGCATCGATTGCCGCGAAAAGTCAATTGTGGAAAACATAAATGCAGACCAGGATGCCATTGCCAAAATCCAATATCTTAGTTCGGAACATGGCAAGCTGGATAAGTATCTAGATAATCAGGAGCAGGATGAATCACTTCGCAAATATCTTGTCGTTGGAGTTCATTGGGTTTCTCTGCTCACGGAACATGTGTTGAGCCATCCGTTTCTAGTATTGCGTTGGCAGTGTCAGGTTTATAATGCCTCCAAGTGTTACCACTTGCATCCTTTTACCCTGCTGCCCTGTATTGTCCACTTGCACAGACGCCAAGGACTAACGACCCTATGGAAGGGAATGGGCAGCTGCTTGCTTGTTCGTGGAATGTCCTGCGCCATTGACGATGTAATATCGAAACTCAGCAGTTGGCCCAAGGAATTGGACAGTCGAACGACCTTAAAGCGATTTGGGCAGCATGTCCTTCTGAAATGTGTAAGCATCGCTTTGGTTTTGCCCTTCCACACCGTTTCCTTGGTGAAGACAGTGCAAAGCGGAATCGCCAGCGACAAAACAGGACTTCTTGATGTCCTTCGCGAAGGTGGAGCTCGTATTTTCTTATGGAGGTCCCCGCAAAATACTCGAATGCTACCAATGTGGGCATTAATCGGTCCGAGTATTTCGATTGGCATTACAAAGTATCTCTTCAACCTTTTAATACATGGCGTATCCACTCGAATGATGCAGAGGAGAATGCTGGAAAATCGGTATGAAAATAACTCCGACAATAATCTGGAACACCAAAATGCGGAAACCTATGCCGGACTTATAGCCATGCTTACCACTGAGGTAGTATTCTTCCCACTCGAAACCATACTGCATCGTCTAGAACTGCAGGGTACCCGAACCATAATCGATAATCTTGATACTGGTTTTTCAGTTGTCCCGGTTTTGACAGACTATCGTGGATTATTCGATTGCTACAGGGTAACAGTTATTTCAGAGGGAGCTGCTGGACTGTACAAAGGCTTCGGAGCAATGATCCTTCAATTTGTCGCACAGGTTGCTATAATAAAACTGGCCAAGTGGACAGCGGATCAAATTGCTGCTGGTATATTGAATCGTCCAACATCCCGCATAGTACAGACCTACAATTTCGATTCCCTCTCCTGCAACAAGAGCTCTATGACAAAATCCCCAAGCATTTCCAGCATCGATGTGGAGCTGACTAGCCTAGGGAAGTATTCACTAGATGAATAA